The DNA window CTGGGCGCGACTCGATACAGCGCCGAGGGGTGTATCGTCGGCCAGGGACACGTCCCGAAGGTCGAGGTTGCAGAGTTCGCCGACGCGCATCCCCGTCTTCAGTAGCGTGACGAGGACGGCGTGGTCGAGGGGATGGTGGACGCCGCGAAGGAAGCGCCGCATCTCCGCGAGGGATATCTCCCGCCGGGAGGGGTTGGTGTCGATTCGCTCGTCCATCTCCTCCATGACGAGCGTCATCGGGTTGGCGTCGAACGCGCCGACCTGCGTCATGTAGGCGTAGAACCGATGGAGGTAGGATGCGTACGTCGCGACGGTGCTGTCCGCGACGTCCGACCCGCGCAGCGAGTGTATCCACGCCATGCAGTCGCGGTGAGACGCCGCCTCGACGCGCTTTCGGGCGTCCACGGGATTCGCGTCGGGGTCTCGGAGAAACGCCTCGAAACGCCGCAGAACGCGCTCGTACGCCTCCCGGGTTCGGTCGGTCTTCCCGTGGTACGTCATGTCCTGCAGGAAGTACGCGACGGGGTCCTCGACGGACTCGCCGTCGGCCGTCTCAACGGCCATCGTTCGCCTCCTCGACGGCACCGGGAGCGACGGTGTACCCGCCGTGACGGCCGCTGTACTGGACGAGGTTCTCCGCCTGCAACTCCTGTAACGTTTCGTCTAAGCGGTCCTCTATGTCCTCTGTGAGGGTGTCGAGGAGTTCGTCCCACGAGCGGTATTCGGCCACCGAGAGGGCGTCGAGGACGCTCTCCTCGAACCCGTCGGTTCCGCCTTCGTCGGACGAGTCCCCCTCGGACTCCGCCTCGCCGTAGGACCGTTCGGGCACCTCGAAGTCCCGACGGCCCGCCTGCACCATCGTCCGGACGAACTCGCTTTGGCTCATCCCGAGTCTGTCGGCGTGTTCGGCCCACGCCTCCTTCTGGTAGGCGGGGACGTACGTCTGCACCGTCTTTCGCTCCCCGTCTGCACCGTCACTCGACATACCGACTCACCCGCCGTCGGCCTACTTCGGTTTTGCCGTCGGTGCGTCCCGTCGCTTCCGCCGACGTCTCGACTCGCTGTCCGCCCCTCCGGGCGCGGCGTCGTCGGGGGGCGTCTCCCGTCGGCGATGGCCCCGCGGCCACCGACGTTCGACTCGAACGCTCCGAAGCGTTCGGCGGAGTGAAGTGCCGCCGAGTTTCACACCAGTTCGACGCACCGCCGACCGGGTTGCGCGCGTCGCCGTCCTCGTTCATCGGTTGACTGCACATTTCAGCATAACCCTACTTATACTGTTCTATAGGGGTGTCCAAATTTATTTTATCTGTGTTTGTGATGGCATTTCGGTGGTTCCAGCAAGCAGACACACAAATAATAATTCGGCGATTCTGTTGCATTCTGTAGGACGAATTGTCCGCGCTGAGGTGGAAGACCGAAATCCTTCGCCGGCCAACAGGGAGCGTTGGCTCCACTTGTATTCTCTACAAACCACACCGAAAATATCTTCGCTGGAGGACCGTGTTCGCCCCGTCTACCCTCGGGGTAACGGGGGGAAGACCGCCCTCCAGAAACCGGCAATTGTGGCCTTTTCTTTCACTCCGTCCTCGATGGTAGGACTTCAGTTGGATCGGCCGGCACGCGGTTCGTCGGACGGTCCGCCCTCCTCGTTTCGTGGTGTTGTCGCGACGGTTACGCGGCCGACTCGCCTCCCCGTCGGTCAGTCGAAGATTATCGTTTCGTGGGGGGTGGTTAGCCGATTCAATGATTGAAACGGGACATTAAGAAATAGAATAAATTCTCTTCATATTTGTTAGTTTTCAGTACATATGTCTCCCAATCGCGCGAATAACAGGATAAAGTATATATCTCGTTGGAGAGATTCGTCATTTGAATGTCAGAAGATATGGCCGGTTCGGAGACGGAAGACGGGGAGAACCAGACTCGAAAGCAGCAGGCTCGGGGGGACAAATCCGGGCTCAAACGCCGTGACGCACTGAAGATGAGTGCGACTGCGGCCGCCGTCGGGCTGACCGGCGCGGGCGCGATGGCGAGTTCGGCCGCCGCCAGCGCCGAACGATACGGCATCTCGTTCGACCGCGTGGTGAACGCGGTCGACGATTTGGGCCTCGACCCCGACGGAGACGAACCCATCGACTCGGCGATAGACCGAACCACCGAGGAGGGAGATTACCTCATCGAGTTCCCGCCGGGAACGTACTACTGGGAGGACAGCGTCACCGAGAGCGGACTCGACAACTGGGGCATCCGCGGTCTCGGCGACGACCCGACGGACGTGAAGTTCGTCTCGGAGGAGGGGGCGGCGAAGTTCCTCCTGAAGACGAACGGCGGAGACGGCATCCTCGTCGAGAACGTCGCTATCGACTACGGCTCCGACTGGGAGGGGAGCCTCGGGCTGATGCTGAAGGCGGACGACAACCTCCGCGTTCAGGACCTTCACTTCGTCGGCTACAACCCCACGCAGAGCCACGGTACCGTCGACAATCTGAGTCCGCAGATTCTCGACCCCGACGGTAAGGCTGTGGTCGACGGACTGGTACGTACGGGCCCCACCGATATCGCTTCGCACGGCCACATCGGCGGCGACGTCAACGAGGGGTGCGTCTGGCTCGGCGGGAAGCACGTCGGCGAACTCGTCATCCGGAACACCCACATCGAGAACAGCGGGACGAACGCCATCTACGCCCGCAAATCGCCGGGCGACGTGAAGGTAGAGGACAGCCTCTTCGTCAACAACAATCAGACCTCTCTCCGCATCGGCGGGAGGGGCTCCTACGTCAAGGGTTGCCGGTTCGTCGTGGATACGGACAACGCGACGGAGGAGAACAGAGGCGAGTTCATCAATCCTCACGCAATCGTCTGGGAAACCGACAACAGAGGCGAATCGGGTGGGTATATCGTGCACTGCGACTTCATCTACAAGTCCGCCCCCGCGAAGACGACGGCGGCCGTCTGGGTCGACGGCACGGCGGGGAGGATGGCCATCCGCAAGAGTCGGTTCCAGATGGACGCCGACGACGTGGCGGCTATCCGCATCGACGACCCGGAGGACCCGCGTCTCGGCATCACGGCGTCGAAACCGTGGTTCTCCATACTCAATAACGTGAGCATCACCGGGTCCTCCTCGGGGTCGGAACCCGCCGTGTTCATCGATAACCGTAACAACTCGACCATCAGCAACAGCTGTTTCCAACTGACGGGCGACCGCGACGCTATCCGCTTCCGCAACTCGGACGGAAGCGTCATCAAGAACACGACCATCAACGTCGACGGCGAGGCGACCATCTTCGACGACTCGGACGTGTCCACCGAGGATATCTCCCACTCCGGTAGCTGCCCGGTGCCCGAGGACTCGTTCCACATCGGCGACGAGTGACGGCGACGAGTACGCGGTCTCGGTGCGCCGCCGAGACACACCGCTACTCTCTTTCCGCGGGGACGGACCGCCTCCCGGCTCCTTCTCTGTCGTCTCTGCACCCTTCGCGACCATATTCGTAGAGAGCTCTCACCCCCTATTCGACCGTATTTCGTTCGCTGTACGGTACCATCTGACACTGATTCGGGCGTTCGACGCCGGACACATACACTGCATATCGCTATATCGAATTTGGTGGTGAGGCCGTACCGGTTCGGAACGTGAATCTCCGGAAGACAGGTGTCCTCAGGAAGAGACGGTCCGGAACGGGGCGTGTATTCGCTGGTGGAACAGTCACCGGAATGCTATCGGACTTCTGCATCCTCCGAAGTCGAGATGTCACAGAAATATGACGGCCTCGTGGTACCAGAGTGGGACCTTCGCTCGAACCTGCTCTCCTCGGGACATCGCGGTATCGGCCCTCTAGAGAAGAGATATACGCCGGCAGTTCCGGTGGATAACGATGCCGCTCGACCGACGCGAATCGTGGTTCCGGGGTACACCCGCTGGTACGTCCGCGCAACGTCCTGTTCGTTCAACTCACAGCCGTCGTGGGCGTCCTCTCCTCACTCTTCGGCACTCCCGGAACAGTTCTCGGCGGGTTCGTGGGTACGCTCCTCCTCTTTCGACAGATGACGCTGTGCATCCGCCAAGAACTCCGACGGGCGTCAGACTGAACGCGACGAGGGAAATCGGGCCATCGGCGAGTGGATCCGGCTAGGTGAGAGCCGACTACGCCGTATCGGCGAGCTAAAATATGTGGATTCGAACACATTCAGGATATCTATACAAACGTCCATTGTTTGATGTTCTAGGTTACACCTATTTTGCTTTCTGAGAGTTATACGGAAAGGAATATACATGGATAGTCGGATTGTTTCTTTGGAATGCCAGAAAACACGGACTGTGTCGAGAAGGAGAGCGGGGGCAACCGAGGTAAGACGTCTGAGGGGACTGAATCCGGAGTTAGCCGTCGCGACGCGCTGAAGATGAGCGCGACTGCGGCCGCCGTCGGGCTGACCGGTATAAGTGCGATGACAGGTTCGGCCGCCGCCACCGAACGACAGGGAATCTCGTTCGACCGCGTGGTGAACGCGGTCGACGATTTGGGCCTCGACCCCGACGGGGACGAGCCCATCGATTCTGCGATAGAGGAGACCATCGAGGAGGGAGATTACCTCATCGAGTTCCCGCCGGGAACGTACTACTGGGAGGACACCGTCGACGAGAGCGACGTCAACAACTGGGGTATTCGCGGCCTCGGCGACGATCCGACGGACGTTCGGTTCGTCTCGGAGGACGGTGCCGGGAAGTTCCTCCTGAAGACGAACGGCGGGGAGGGTATCCTCGTCGAGAACGTCGCTATCGACTACGGCTTCGACCGGGAGGGAAGCCTCGGACTGATGCTGAAGGCGGACGACGGCCTCCGCGTTCAGGACCTTCACTTCGTCGGCTTCAAACCGACGCAAGGCGAGGGTGCCGTCGAGAATCTGAGCCCGCAGGCGCTCGATTCCGACGGTCAAGCCATCGTCGACGGACTCGTGTGTACCGGTCCCACCGACATCGCCCCGCACGGCCACCTCGACGGCGACGTAAACACCAGTTGCGTCTGGCTCGGCGAACGCCACGTCGGCGAGTTACTCGTTCGGAACTCCCACATCGAGAACGCCGGGACGAACGCCATCTACGCCCGCGAATCGGCGGGCGACGTGAAGATTGAGGACAGCCTCTTCGTCAACAACAACCAGACGGCGCTCCGCATCGGCGGGAGCGGTTCCTACGTCAAGGGTTGCCGGTTCGTCGTCGATACGGACAACGCGACGGAAGAGAACGACGGCGAGTTCATCAACCCCCACGCCGTCACGTGGGAGACGGGCGAAAGAGGCGAGACGGGCGGGTACATCGAGGACTGCGACTTCGTCTACGAGTCCGCCCCCGCGAAGACGGCAGCCGCCGTCTGGATCGATGGCTCGGCGGGCGAGATGGCCATCCGCGACAGCCGATTCCGGATGGACGCCGACGGCGTAGCGGCCATCCGCGCCGACGACCCGCGCGACCCGCGCCTCGGAGACACGGCGTCGAAACCCTGGGGCGTCACCCTCGAGAACGTGAGCATCACCGGGTCGTCGTCCGGGTCCCACCCCGCCGTGTTCGTCAACAACCGTGACGGCTCGGCTATCCGAGACTGCTGTCTCCAACTGACGGGGAACCGCGACGGCATCTACCTCCGCAACTCCGACGACAGCGTCGTCGAGAACACGAACGTCAACGTCGAGGGTGAGGCGACCACCTTCGCCGGGTCGGACGTGTCCACCGAGGACATCTCCCACTCCGACAGTTGCCCGGTGCCGGACGATTCGTTCTCCATCGACGACGAGACTGAGACGGAGACGCCGACGGACGACGAGACTGAGACGGAGACGCCGACGGACGACGAGTCGGAGTCGGAGACGCCGACGGACGACGAGTCGGAGGCGGAGACGCCGACGGACGACGAGTCGGAGTCGGAGACAGAGACGGAGGCATCGACGGAAACGGAGACAGAGACAGAGCCGGAGACACCGACGAAAACGGAGACAGAGACGGACGACGAGTAGCGATTCAGCACGTCGACCGCTCCGTTCGCCGAGGTATCGTCGTCTCTGACTCGGCGGTCGACGGGAATCGCCGCCGCTACTCCTCGACCGGTTCTATCAGGTCCGGCGCGTCGTTGGCGGGGTTGTTCACCCGCGCGGAGACGGGGTACGCGCGCATCTCGTCGCCGGGGTGGGTGTCGAGGAGGGAGGCCGCCTCCTCGCTGTCGCCGTGAAGCCACGTCTCCTCTTCGTCGGGGTCTAAGACGACG is part of the Halopelagius longus genome and encodes:
- a CDS encoding tyrosine-type recombinase/integrase — encoded protein: MAVETADGESVEDPVAYFLQDMTYHGKTDRTREAYERVLRRFEAFLRDPDANPVDARKRVEAASHRDCMAWIHSLRGSDVADSTVATYASYLHRFYAYMTQVGAFDANPMTLVMEEMDERIDTNPSRREISLAEMRRFLRGVHHPLDHAVLVTLLKTGMRVGELCNLDLRDVSLADDTPLGAVSSRAQLDGRGPSVYVSAEPTVGEVTNGEERTASNKRKRSTVVPVDGELESVLARWLAVRPDVQSPADPLFVSTSGSWGRRLTPDMVHHIVERHAGDVGWHRAGGDAEENVTPHYFRHFFTTHLRDRTGDRGIVKYLRGDVGGDIIDTYTHNWGDRVRETYEEHIYSVY
- a CDS encoding DUF5805 domain-containing protein encodes the protein MSSDGADGERKTVQTYVPAYQKEAWAEHADRLGMSQSEFVRTMVQAGRRDFEVPERSYGEAESEGDSSDEGGTDGFEESVLDALSVAEYRSWDELLDTLTEDIEDRLDETLQELQAENLVQYSGRHGGYTVAPGAVEEANDGR
- a CDS encoding right-handed parallel beta-helix repeat-containing protein; translated protein: MPENTDCVEKESGGNRGKTSEGTESGVSRRDALKMSATAAAVGLTGISAMTGSAAATERQGISFDRVVNAVDDLGLDPDGDEPIDSAIEETIEEGDYLIEFPPGTYYWEDTVDESDVNNWGIRGLGDDPTDVRFVSEDGAGKFLLKTNGGEGILVENVAIDYGFDREGSLGLMLKADDGLRVQDLHFVGFKPTQGEGAVENLSPQALDSDGQAIVDGLVCTGPTDIAPHGHLDGDVNTSCVWLGERHVGELLVRNSHIENAGTNAIYARESAGDVKIEDSLFVNNNQTALRIGGSGSYVKGCRFVVDTDNATEENDGEFINPHAVTWETGERGETGGYIEDCDFVYESAPAKTAAAVWIDGSAGEMAIRDSRFRMDADGVAAIRADDPRDPRLGDTASKPWGVTLENVSITGSSSGSHPAVFVNNRDGSAIRDCCLQLTGNRDGIYLRNSDDSVVENTNVNVEGEATTFAGSDVSTEDISHSDSCPVPDDSFSIDDETETETPTDDETETETPTDDESESETPTDDESEAETPTDDESESETETEASTETETETEPETPTKTETETDDE